Below is a window of Penaeus monodon isolate SGIC_2016 chromosome 26, NSTDA_Pmon_1, whole genome shotgun sequence DNA.
CCCTTCTTGACTGAACTTGAATGTACCTACAACCGAAGGCCTTAGccagaataaaaatattacaataattttaaatgCAGCCTTTTTATGTTTCCTTTGGCCACCCGTCTTTGTCAAGAGCTGGCATGCTATTTCACATTTCCCTCAAGCCATCAACCCTGACAAAGATATCCTAGAGCAACAGCCTACTACcattatggtaatattaatacAGGAATTAGTAACTTTATTAACACATGTATTAGTAACTATATATGGGAATTGATAAAGGAGggtaataaatacaaaacaagctTGTTAAAATACAGAGGACGACATTTGCATCGTGAAGTAATAGTTGTCTAAAAACTACCGAAGTACTCCGTATGCACAATACGTCACTTAACACTTATGGGTTACTATAAAGTGTTCTATGATATTACGctgtatcacatacacatacgcacacgcacacacacacacacacacacacacacacacacacacacacacacacacacacacacacacacacacacacacacacacacacacacacacgcctgtgtatatatatacacatacacatacatacatatatacacatacactttgtACAGTTCCCTTCATAAGTGACATATCAAAAGCAAAACGCATCGCACACCTAACACcgtgaaaaatgaaaatcactTACTCTTTCCCATTTCTGAAATGTGGTTTTCGTGGAGCTCTACTGAGCGGTGTACGTGACGCGAACTCAAAGTGGTATTGTGAAAACGAATTGCTGTTCATTCACCAGAAATTCAATTAACAGCCTGGTGGCGCGGGATGGTATTGGGTATTTTAAGGTCTTACTAGTGGATAATTATGTATCTCGTTACTGTTAAAATGAAATTTGGGTTTGGTTATGAATAGTCTTTATCTTAAAGTAAAGAACGCTGTGTTCATTAACATGCATTTGAAGCCTAACAGCGTTGACACATATCGCTCATAAAGCCACATCAAAAGATTATGCCGAAAATCTGATCACAACGTCGCATCAGCAAGCAAGCCACGTCGACTCAGCTCATTTCACAGGCCATTAGATTCCCATCACAAATTTTTCCGGTGCTAGAAATGCGGCAGGACTCAAAAATCAGCTGACGCGTCGTCTGCAGTTGTTTACCCCGGTCTCCATAGCAACGCAGCGTCTCGTAGCAAACCGCACGCAACACCTTATTTAGACCCCAAACCGTCCCCAAACACCCTCAAAACcgaaccccacccaccccacctcctAGAACAATCAAAAACCTCGATCCCGCCCGCCTTCAAAACCTCCCCCAGCCCCGCCCCGCAGCGGAACAAAAGCCGAAAGACCCCGATCTCGCGCGTCCGGCAGCCCCGACGGACGCAGGTGCAGCAGAAGGAAATCCTGGAGGAGGTGATGTCCGGCAGATTCAAGCAAGATCCTCCGAGTTCAGCCAGCTCTGACAGGTCGGTCTCGCtcctgggggcggggggagagacgACGGGGCGGCCGGACGCGGCTGGGAGGGCGAGGGCGacgcgagggagaaggagggaggaaggaagcggggaagggaagggaagggagaaagtgcaagcagagataaagagggagagagagagagagagagagagggagagagggagacgcagGAGATGCAGCATCCCTGGTTGAGGGAGAGGCTGCAGGCGGCGTCCTCGCGTGTGTCCTgccgggagggggaggaagcgcGAGGcacgaaggagagaagaagagagaaagagaaaaagaaagaaagaaaaaaagagagaaaacaaaaccagCCAAAAGTTCGGAATTTTattatcgatttatatatatatttctcccccaTATTTCCACTCTGTGCGATGTCAGATTTAATGCATTTATAACCGGGAATTGCAGTGCAACGTCTCTAGTGCAAGAAATCGGCGCCTGAATGGTGAAATATTGCAATTGCACGGGAATATTGCACGATTGATCCGTGTTGCAAATTCAGCTCCGTTGCAGTTGTTGTTGCAGTCAGCTGACTCGTGGtatttaattccttttttgtTGTGTAAGTGTTTAATAGTGTAAAGTAtatgtggtttttcttccatttttcttaattatatctgttattctcagcattttttttttcttttttctttttttgcctctgttttataatccttttttctctgttttttgttgtttttccttcttcttcttcttcttctgtttttgtttaatctttgttttgcttattattttatttttttatcactcttttgAAGGCCATGTAAGGGAAAAGAACATCATGATGAGGTTTTGTGGCGATAactgctagatttttttttttatgaattttaaagcagattctgtaatttttttttggaaaactatgTAAACCATTAatatatacactgattttatttgattttacactccattttattattattgttattgttattgttgttattattgttgttattagtataataataataataattattattattattattattattattattattattattatttctttctttatatttttatttgtatatatatcattttatatcattattattattttctatttttttttaccatattattTGAACCTTGTTGTTGTTTTACGTGACCTAAATTCTCCCTCGttgttctcccttctcccttctttcttctcctttcttctttctcccttctttcttctctcttcttccttctcccttctcccttcttccttcttccttcttccttctccattttgtTACTCTCTTTCTTTGAATGCCAGTTCTGCTCTGACTTCTTTCCATCAAGATAGAGAatctgatataatttttttttttttttttggtaacattaTGTTGAGTTTTGTATAGTGTACCTGGTTATGGCTTTATGCTAATGTGTCAGACCTTTTCATTGGTAATAAAGTGTATTATAACTTTTCATTCTCAATATTATGGAgtctgttgttattatattgtatcattTTGGTGAATCTTACTTATTAAGTGAGGTGGCTTTGGAAATGagaattcttatatatttttttcagcataTGGCAGCCAAAGTTTTCACAGTAAATGGTATATAGATTTAGACTTTTTATCTGTAACATTTCTGTTGGGTGTAGGATACCCACAAGAACTGTTGTATATTTGTATGGTGGTAGTGAATATGctgaaacataaatatatatttttttggaaatggaatTCATTGGCAAAAGCAGTACTTAGATATTTAGTTTAGACAACGGCCAGCAATATTGACCCAATGTTgtcgggaaaatgctgtgctcattttttattattattattattattattattattattattattatttttattattattattattattattgatattattaatattattgttattattattattgttattgttattattattattattattatttatttatttatttatttatttacttattttattaatttttattatttattctttatttttat
It encodes the following:
- the LOC119589543 gene encoding uncharacterized protein LOC119589543 yields the protein MNSLYLKKCGRTQKSADASSAVVYPGLHSNAASRSKPHATPYLDPKPSPNTLKTEPHPPHLLEQSKTSIPPAFKTSPSPAPQRNKSRKTPISRVRQPRRTQVQQKEILEEVMSGRFKQDPPSSASSDSGGEDCIVPPMEEDESK